A genomic region of Staphylococcus roterodami contains the following coding sequences:
- a CDS encoding FMN-binding negative transcriptional regulator — protein MYIPKFFQVDDFKEIEQFIQSNSFGMIVTEDHGKPLATHLPLIFQKNGDDYYISGHIAKGNPQWKTLNGNGNLLIIYQGAHAYVSSSWYEKENVPTWNYQAIHLYGEATLLNEQETIDDLKMLLVKYEQNRENPVLWDNLAESTQMQAKTIVGFKVKIKKIEAAYKMSQNRNEQDYNNIIKKLESEHNLSSNAVADVMKEIHPYL, from the coding sequence ATGTATATACCCAAGTTCTTTCAAGTAGATGATTTTAAAGAAATTGAACAATTTATACAAAGTAACTCTTTTGGAATGATTGTAACTGAGGATCACGGCAAGCCATTAGCTACTCATTTACCATTAATTTTTCAGAAAAATGGTGATGATTATTATATTAGTGGACATATTGCCAAAGGAAATCCGCAATGGAAGACTTTAAACGGGAACGGCAATTTGTTGATTATATATCAAGGCGCACATGCTTATGTTTCATCATCATGGTATGAAAAGGAAAATGTACCAACTTGGAACTATCAGGCAATTCATTTGTATGGGGAAGCAACTTTATTGAACGAACAAGAAACGATTGATGATTTGAAAATGTTACTAGTAAAGTATGAACAAAATCGTGAAAATCCAGTTTTGTGGGATAATCTTGCAGAAAGTACGCAAATGCAGGCTAAGACAATCGTTGGATTTAAAGTTAAAATAAAAAAGATAGAGGCTGCATACAAAATGAGTCAAAATCGAAATGAACAAGATTACAACAATATTATTAAAAAACTCGAAAGTGAGCATAATTTAAGTAGCAATGCTGTAGCTGACGTAATGAAAGAAATTCATCCTTATTTATAA
- a CDS encoding aspartate-semialdehyde dehydrogenase — translation MTKLAVVGATGLVGTKMLETLNRKNIPFDELVLFSSARSAGQEVEFQGKTYEVQELTDDRASEHFDYVLMSAGGGTSEHFAPLFEKAGAIVIDNSSQWRMAEDIDLIVPEVNEPTFTRGIIANPNCSTIQSVVPLKVLQDAYGLKRVAYTTYQAVSGSGMKGKKDLAEGVNGKAPEAYPHPIYNNVLPHIDVFLENGYTKEEQKMIDETRKILNEPDLKVTATCARVPVQDSHSVEIDVTLDKETTAEEIKALFDQDSRVVLVDNPENNEYPMAINSTNKDEVFVGRIRRDDSLDNTFHVWCTSDNLLKGAALNAVQVLEQVMRLKGAN, via the coding sequence ATGACAAAATTAGCAGTAGTTGGTGCGACAGGATTAGTAGGTACAAAAATGTTAGAAACTTTAAATCGTAAAAATATTCCTTTTGATGAATTAGTATTATTTTCATCAGCACGTTCTGCAGGGCAAGAAGTTGAATTTCAAGGGAAAACATATGAAGTACAAGAGTTAACTGATGATCGTGCAAGTGAACATTTCGATTATGTTTTAATGAGTGCTGGAGGCGGAACAAGTGAACACTTCGCCCCACTATTCGAAAAAGCTGGAGCAATCGTTATTGATAATTCGAGTCAGTGGCGTATGGCAGAAGATATTGATTTAATTGTACCAGAGGTTAATGAACCAACATTTACGAGAGGTATTATAGCAAATCCAAACTGTTCAACAATACAATCTGTTGTTCCATTAAAAGTATTACAAGATGCGTATGGTTTAAAACGAGTTGCTTATACAACGTATCAAGCAGTTTCAGGATCAGGAATGAAAGGTAAAAAAGATTTAGCTGAAGGCGTAAATGGTAAAGCTCCTGAAGCATATCCACACCCAATTTATAATAACGTATTACCTCATATTGATGTGTTCTTAGAAAATGGGTATACAAAAGAAGAACAAAAAATGATCGATGAGACTAGAAAGATTTTAAATGAACCAGATTTAAAAGTAACTGCAACATGTGCACGTGTTCCTGTTCAAGATAGTCATAGTGTTGAAATCGATGTAACACTTGATAAAGAAACAACAGCAGAAGAAATTAAAGCATTATTTGATCAAGATTCACGTGTTGTATTAGTAGATAATCCAGAAAATAATGAGTATCCAATGGCAATTAATTCTACAAATAAAGATGAAGTATTTGTTGGCCGTATTCGTCGAGATGATTCATTAGATAACACATTCCATGTATGGTGTACATCAGACAATTTATTAAAAGGTGCTGCATTAAATGCCGTACAAGTCTTGGAACAAGTCATGCGTTTAAAAGGAGCGAATTAA
- the dapD gene encoding 2,3,4,5-tetrahydropyridine-2,6-dicarboxylate N-acetyltransferase — MVQHLTAEEIIQYISDAKKSTPLKIYVNGDFDGITYPKSFKVFGSEQSKVIFCEADDWKPFYETYGSQFEDIEIEMDRRNSAIPLKDLTNTNARIEPGAFIREQAIIEDGAVVMMGATINIGAVVGEGTMIDMNATLGGRATTGKNVHVGAGAVLAGVIEPPSASPVVIEDDVLIGANAVILEGVRVGKGAIVAAGAIVTQDVPAGAVVAGTPAKVIKQASEVQDTKKEIVAALRKLND; from the coding sequence ATGGTACAACATTTAACAGCAGAAGAAATTATTCAATATATAAGTGACGCGAAAAAATCTACACCGTTAAAAATATATGTAAACGGTGACTTTGACGGCATCACATATCCAAAAAGTTTCAAAGTGTTCGGTTCAGAACAATCTAAAGTTATCTTTTGTGAAGCAGATGATTGGAAACCTTTTTACGAAACATATGGTAGTCAATTCGAAGATATAGAAATTGAAATGGATCGTCGCAATTCTGCCATTCCATTAAAAGACTTAACAAATACTAATGCACGTATTGAACCAGGTGCATTTATTAGAGAACAAGCTATTATTGAAGATGGTGCCGTCGTTATGATGGGCGCAACAATTAATATTGGTGCTGTCGTTGGCGAAGGAACAATGATTGATATGAATGCTACATTAGGTGGACGTGCAACGACTGGTAAAAATGTACATGTTGGCGCTGGCGCAGTATTGGCTGGTGTAATTGAGCCCCCTAGTGCTTCACCTGTCGTGATTGAAGATGACGTATTGATTGGAGCAAATGCAGTTATTTTAGAAGGTGTACGTGTTGGTAAAGGCGCAATCGTTGCAGCAGGTGCTATTGTTACGCAAGATGTACCAGCCGGTGCAGTTGTCGCTGGTACGCCTGCAAAAGTGATTAAACAAGCTTCTGAAGTACAAGATACTAAAAAAGAAATTGTAGCAGCATTAAGAAAATTAAATGACTAG
- a CDS encoding aspartate kinase has translation MVTRSVLKFGGSSVSDFTKIKNIAEMLKSRVSQDEQLIVVVSAMGNTTDQLMTNVSTLTKAPKQQELALLLTTGEQQTVSYLSMVLNDIGVSAKAMTGYQAGIKTIGHHLKSKIAQINPQTFEHAFQDHDILVIAGFQGINEHQELTTLGRGGSDTTAVALAVSNQIPCEIYTDVEGVYATDPRLLPKAKRLDIVSYEEMMEMSALGAGVLETRSVELAKNYNIPIYLGKTLSNVKGTWIMSNEEILEKKAVTGVALDKHMMHVTISYPLPDNKLLTQLFTELEEGSVNVDMISQIVNLEGLQLSFTIKDSDYQQISMILENLQKQFEALAYKINENYVKISLIGSGMRDMSGVASQAFLTLIENNIPFYQTTTSEISISYVIDDFNGQLAVEKLYDAFNI, from the coding sequence ATGGTGACAAGAAGTGTGTTGAAATTTGGCGGATCATCCGTCAGTGATTTTACAAAAATAAAAAATATAGCCGAAATGTTAAAATCACGAGTAAGTCAAGACGAACAACTCATCGTCGTTGTAAGTGCTATGGGTAATACAACCGATCAATTGATGACGAATGTATCGACATTAACAAAAGCACCAAAACAGCAGGAACTTGCTCTATTACTAACAACTGGCGAGCAACAAACTGTCTCTTATTTATCGATGGTATTAAATGATATCGGTGTTAGCGCTAAAGCTATGACTGGCTATCAGGCAGGTATTAAAACTATTGGTCATCATTTGAAAAGTAAAATTGCTCAAATTAATCCTCAAACATTTGAACACGCCTTTCAGGATCACGACATTTTAGTAATTGCAGGATTTCAAGGTATCAATGAACATCAAGAATTAACGACCCTAGGTAGAGGTGGTTCAGATACTACAGCAGTGGCACTTGCAGTCAGCAATCAAATTCCATGTGAAATCTATACAGATGTCGAAGGTGTATATGCGACTGATCCTAGGTTATTACCAAAAGCTAAACGACTCGACATCGTATCATATGAAGAAATGATGGAAATGAGTGCCTTAGGTGCTGGTGTACTTGAAACTAGAAGTGTTGAATTAGCTAAAAATTATAATATCCCTATTTATTTAGGTAAAACATTATCAAATGTGAAAGGAACTTGGATTATGTCAAATGAAGAAATTTTAGAGAAAAAAGCAGTCACAGGTGTGGCATTAGATAAACATATGATGCATGTCACGATTAGCTATCCCCTGCCGGACAATAAATTACTGACACAATTATTTACAGAACTTGAAGAAGGTTCAGTTAATGTCGATATGATTTCGCAAATTGTAAATTTAGAAGGATTACAATTGTCTTTTACAATTAAGGACAGTGATTACCAACAAATTTCAATGATTCTAGAAAATTTGCAAAAGCAATTTGAAGCATTAGCTTATAAAATCAATGAGAATTATGTCAAAATTTCATTAATCGGTTCAGGAATGAGAGATATGTCAGGTGTTGCATCACAGGCATTTTTAACATTGATTGAAAATAACATACCATTTTACCAAACAACAACCTCAGAAATTAGTATTTCATATGTTATCGATGATTTTAATGGTCAATTAGCAGTAGAAAAACTATATGACGCATTTAATATTTAA
- the dapA gene encoding 4-hydroxy-tetrahydrodipicolinate synthase — protein MTHLFEGVGVALTTPFTNNEVNLEALKAHVNFLLENDTQAIIVNGTTAESPTLTTEEKELILKTVIDLVDKRIPVIAGTGTNDTQKSIQASLQAKALGADAIMLITPYYNKTNQRGLIKHFETIANAVELPVVLYNVPSRTNMTIDPETVETLSHHPYIVALKDATNDFEYLEEVKKRINTNSFALYSGNDDNVVEYYQRGGNGVISVIANVIPKEFQALYDAQQSGLDIQDQFKPIGNLLSALSVDINPIPIKALTSYLGFGDYELRLPLITLEEANSKVLRNAYDKYKAGENE, from the coding sequence ATGACACATTTATTTGAGGGTGTTGGCGTTGCACTTACAACCCCTTTTACAAATAACGAAGTTAACCTTGAAGCTTTAAAAGCACATGTTAATTTTTTACTAGAAAATGATACACAAGCAATCATTGTTAATGGTACCACTGCCGAGAGCCCTACACTAACGACTGAAGAAAAAGAGTTAATATTAAAAACAGTCATTGATTTAGTAGACAAACGAATCCCTGTCATAGCAGGAACAGGTACAAATGATACCCAAAAATCTATACAGGCATCACTACAAGCAAAAGCATTAGGTGCTGATGCAATCATGTTAATTACGCCCTACTACAATAAAACAAATCAACGTGGTTTAATTAAACATTTTGAAACCATCGCAAATGCAGTAGAATTACCAGTCGTGTTATACAATGTACCATCAAGAACGAATATGACAATCGACCCAGAAACTGTAGAAACATTAAGTCATCATCCATATATTGTAGCTTTAAAAGATGCTACGAATGATTTTGAGTATTTAGAAGAAGTGAAAAAACGAATCAATACAAATTCATTTGCATTATACAGCGGTAATGATGACAATGTAGTCGAATATTATCAACGTGGCGGTAATGGGGTTATTTCTGTCATTGCAAATGTTATACCTAAAGAATTTCAAGCGTTATACGATGCTCAACAAAGTGGATTAGATATTCAGGATCAATTTAAACCAATTGGTAATTTATTATCAGCCCTATCAGTTGATATTAATCCAATTCCAATCAAGGCATTAACGAGTTATTTAGGATTTGGCGACTATGAATTACGATTGCCATTAATCACGTTAGAAGAAGCTAATTCTAAGGTGCTTCGCAATGCATACGACAAATATAAAGCGGGTGAAAACGAGTGA
- a CDS encoding amidohydrolase: MNELEFVTKHRRHLHQHPELSLHEFETTAYIKAFLDSLNIQYDCPLETGVIAYLKGNGPHTIAYRADIDALPILEENDVPYRSQNDHVMHACGHDGHTTALMLFVQRCKEMQDAGQLPQNVVFIFQPAEETGGGANRLIQADAFEKYPIEAVFGIHVNPFADEGIAVIRDEEITASATEYRFFLKGLSSHVADKEQGHSCGEALQHVLTQISQIQQFHLNGLKRNIVHIGHFEAGEAINTVPSNGYLEGTIRTYDIDDLTIVKNQMLKIAESVKLLFNVNCEVKFAEGYPPTINSPKLRAQVEQALVQAKLDVYDKPTPFLFGEDFSFYGQKLAPAYFVFIGTRNEDKDFVTGLHTSHLNFDEKVLIDVANYYENLLINYKEV; the protein is encoded by the coding sequence ATGAATGAATTAGAATTTGTTACGAAGCATCGTCGTCATTTACATCAACATCCTGAACTTAGCTTACATGAATTTGAAACAACTGCTTACATCAAAGCATTTTTAGATAGTTTAAATATTCAATACGACTGCCCTTTAGAAACAGGAGTCATTGCTTATTTAAAAGGTAATGGCCCCCATACTATAGCATACAGAGCTGATATTGATGCGTTACCTATTTTAGAAGAAAATGATGTACCTTATCGTAGTCAAAATGATCATGTGATGCATGCGTGTGGTCATGATGGACATACAACTGCATTAATGCTATTTGTACAACGATGTAAAGAGATGCAAGATGCTGGACAATTACCGCAAAATGTCGTTTTCATTTTCCAACCTGCAGAAGAAACAGGTGGTGGTGCAAATCGGTTAATTCAGGCAGATGCCTTTGAAAAATATCCAATTGAAGCGGTATTTGGTATACACGTTAACCCATTTGCTGATGAAGGAATTGCAGTAATTAGGGACGAAGAAATTACTGCTAGTGCAACAGAATATCGCTTTTTCTTAAAAGGATTATCAAGTCATGTGGCTGATAAAGAACAAGGTCATTCATGTGGCGAAGCATTACAGCATGTTCTGACTCAAATTTCACAGATTCAACAATTTCATCTAAACGGTTTGAAACGAAATATAGTTCATATTGGTCACTTTGAAGCTGGTGAAGCGATTAATACGGTTCCAAGTAATGGTTATTTAGAAGGAACTATTCGTACATATGATATTGATGATTTAACTATTGTTAAAAATCAAATGCTAAAAATAGCTGAAAGTGTAAAACTATTGTTCAATGTTAATTGTGAAGTTAAATTCGCAGAAGGATATCCTCCTACAATCAATAGTCCAAAGCTACGTGCTCAAGTAGAACAAGCATTAGTTCAAGCTAAGTTAGATGTTTATGATAAACCGACACCATTTTTATTCGGTGAAGATTTTAGCTTCTATGGACAAAAACTTGCACCGGCTTATTTTGTATTTATTGGTACACGTAATGAAGATAAAGACTTTGTTACCGGTTTACACACGTCACATTTAAATTTCGATGAAAAAGTGTTAATTGATGTGGCCAATTATTATGAAAATTTATTAATAAATTACAAAGAGGTGTAG
- the msaC gene encoding sarA expression modulator MsaC, translating to MKYLILSLVANLLIFGILSAIGLNINILAAMMLILVIPMTISGILFFKTKLDKTYIFFNILFIDFYYYIYNVHLMDLPRFNSYIKTEMMDLEDIDILITSKDFGFDEIVFFTLYLLLIFIILYYLKKQVKGKA from the coding sequence ATGAAATATCTTATTCTTAGTTTAGTTGCTAATTTGTTGATATTCGGCATTTTATCGGCGATAGGATTAAATATTAATATTTTAGCAGCAATGATGCTTATACTGGTAATCCCAATGACAATATCAGGTATTTTGTTTTTTAAAACTAAGCTAGATAAGACATACATATTCTTTAACATTTTATTTATTGACTTTTATTATTATATTTACAATGTTCATTTAATGGATTTACCAAGATTTAATAGTTACATTAAAACTGAAATGATGGATTTAGAGGATATCGATATTTTAATAACAAGTAAAGATTTTGGTTTTGATGAAATAGTTTTCTTTACGTTATATTTATTGCTTATTTTTATCATCTTATATTATTTAAAGAAGCAAGTTAAGGGAAAAGCTTAA
- a CDS encoding alanine racemase, giving the protein MTATWSVNTKTFLQNAIAVKNNQPIMAVVKNNAYHYDLEFAVSQFIHAGIDTFSTTSLREAIRVRQLAPHATIFLMNAVYDFDLVREHDIHMTLPSLTFYYEHKEDLAGIHVHLEFENLLHRSGLKNLSEIKEVLKDHQLNQNAKMIISGLWTHFGYADEFDVSDYTIEREQWMNIVETLLFEGYQFDLIHAQNSASFYREGQELLPHHTHARVGIALYGSRPYSSLQQKEIVQSLTVKANVIQIREVQSGDYCGYSFAFEATKDHTKLAVVDIGYGDGILRTRSKHEALINGKRYPIRALMMSHMFVEVDDNVHAQDEVILYNNDIRIDEYTFKGVGANSEQLSAMNHDSLKKEYISNDC; this is encoded by the coding sequence TTGACAGCAACATGGTCTGTAAATACGAAGACATTTTTACAAAATGCAATAGCAGTTAAAAACAATCAACCAATAATGGCAGTTGTTAAAAATAATGCATATCACTATGACCTAGAATTTGCTGTATCCCAATTTATCCATGCAGGTATTGATACGTTTAGTACTACGTCATTACGTGAAGCGATTAGAGTTAGACAACTTGCACCTCATGCAACGATATTCTTAATGAATGCAGTATATGATTTTGATTTAGTCCGTGAGCATGACATCCATATGACTTTGCCTTCTTTGACATTTTACTATGAACATAAAGAAGACTTGGCTGGTATTCATGTTCACTTAGAGTTTGAAAATTTATTACATCGTTCTGGATTGAAGAATTTAAGTGAAATAAAAGAAGTATTGAAAGATCATCAACTTAATCAAAATGCCAAAATGATAATTAGTGGTTTGTGGACTCACTTTGGTTACGCTGACGAGTTTGATGTGTCTGATTATACTATCGAGCGTGAGCAATGGATGAATATTGTTGAGACACTTTTATTTGAAGGTTATCAATTTGATCTAATACATGCACAAAATAGCGCAAGTTTTTATCGTGAAGGACAAGAATTACTCCCCCACCATACACACGCACGCGTAGGTATTGCACTTTACGGTTCAAGACCTTACAGTTCATTACAACAGAAAGAGATAGTTCAATCTTTAACTGTAAAAGCAAATGTGATTCAAATACGAGAAGTCCAATCTGGTGACTATTGTGGTTACAGCTTTGCTTTTGAAGCTACGAAAGATCATACAAAATTAGCTGTTGTTGATATTGGTTATGGTGATGGGATTTTAAGAACGCGTTCTAAACATGAAGCACTTATCAATGGCAAACGATACCCAATACGTGCATTAATGATGAGTCATATGTTTGTTGAAGTTGATGACAATGTACATGCACAAGATGAAGTTATTCTTTATAATAATGATATACGCATTGATGAATACACTTTTAAAGGTGTAGGTGCAAATTCAGAACAATTAAGTGCAATGAATCACGATTCTTTAAAAAAGGAGTACATTTCAAATGACTGTTAA
- a CDS encoding ATP-binding cassette domain-containing protein produces MLQVTDVSLRFGDRKLFEDVNIKFTEGNCYGLIGANGAGKSTFLKILSGELDSQTGHVSLGKNERLAVLKQDHYAYEDERVLDVVIKGHERLYEVMKEKDEIYMKPDFSDEDGIRAAELEGEFAEMNGWNAEADAANLLSGLGIDPTLHDKKMAELENNQKIKVLLAQSLFGEPDVLLLDEPTNGLDIPAISWLEDFLINFDNTVIVVSHDRHFLNNVCTHIADLDFGKIKVYVGNYDFWYQSSQLAQKMAQEQNKKKEEKMKELQDFIARFSANASKSKQATSRKKQLEKIELDDIQPSSRRYPFVKFTPEREIGNDLLIVQNLSKTIDGEKVLDNISFTMNPNDKAILIGDSEIAKTTLLKILAGEMEPDEGSYKWGVTTSLSYFPKDNSEFFEGVNMNLVDWLRQYAPEDEQTETFLRGFLGRMLFSGEEVKKKASVLSGGEKVRCMLSKMMLSSANVLLLDEPTNHLDLESITAVNDGLKSFKGSIIFTSYDFEFINTIANRVIDLNKQGGVSKEIPYEEYLQEIGVLK; encoded by the coding sequence ATGTTACAAGTAACTGATGTCAGTTTGCGTTTTGGAGATCGTAAACTATTTGAAGATGTAAATATTAAATTTACAGAAGGTAATTGTTATGGATTAATTGGTGCGAATGGTGCAGGTAAATCAACATTCTTAAAAATATTATCTGGAGAATTAGATTCTCAAACAGGTCACGTTTCATTAGGTAAAAATGAACGTCTAGCTGTATTAAAACAGGATCACTATGCTTATGAAGATGAGCGTGTTCTAGATGTTGTAATCAAAGGTCATGAACGTCTTTATGAAGTTATGAAAGAAAAAGATGAAATTTATATGAAGCCAGATTTCAGTGATGAAGACGGAATTCGTGCTGCTGAACTTGAAGGTGAATTTGCAGAAATGAATGGTTGGAATGCTGAAGCTGATGCAGCTAACCTTTTATCTGGTTTAGGTATTGATCCAACTTTACATGACAAAAAAATGGCCGAATTAGAAAACAACCAAAAAATTAAAGTTTTATTAGCGCAAAGTTTATTCGGTGAACCAGATGTTCTATTACTGGATGAGCCTACAAACGGACTTGATATACCAGCAATCAGTTGGTTAGAAGATTTCTTAATTAACTTTGATAATACTGTTATCGTTGTATCACATGATCGTCATTTCTTAAATAACGTATGTACACATATCGCTGATTTAGACTTTGGTAAAATTAAAGTTTATGTTGGTAACTATGATTTTTGGTATCAATCTAGTCAGTTAGCACAAAAGATGGCTCAAGAACAAAACAAGAAAAAAGAAGAAAAAATGAAAGAGTTACAAGACTTTATTGCACGTTTCTCTGCAAACGCTTCTAAATCAAAACAAGCAACAAGTCGTAAAAAACAACTCGAGAAAATTGAATTAGATGATATTCAACCATCATCAAGAAGATATCCTTTCGTTAAATTCACACCTGAGCGCGAAATTGGTAATGACTTATTAATCGTTCAAAATCTTTCTAAAACGATTGACGGTGAAAAAGTATTAGATAACATTTCATTCACAATGAATCCAAATGATAAAGCAATTTTAATTGGAGATAGTGAAATCGCGAAAACAACATTACTTAAAATATTAGCTGGTGAAATGGAACCAGACGAAGGTTCTTATAAATGGGGTGTAACAACATCATTAAGTTACTTCCCTAAAGATAACTCAGAATTCTTTGAGGGCGTTAATATGAACCTTGTAGATTGGTTAAGACAATATGCACCGGAAGATGAGCAAACCGAAACATTTTTACGTGGCTTCTTAGGTCGTATGCTATTTAGTGGAGAAGAAGTTAAGAAAAAAGCTAGTGTACTTTCAGGTGGAGAAAAAGTACGTTGTATGCTAAGTAAAATGATGTTATCAAGTGCAAACGTTCTTTTACTTGATGAACCAACAAACCACTTAGACTTAGAAAGTATTACTGCTGTTAATGATGGTCTTAAATCATTCAAAGGTTCTATTATCTTTACTTCATATGACTTTGAATTTATCAATACAATCGCAAACCGTGTTATCGATTTGAATAAACAAGGTGGCGTTTCAAAAGAAATTCCATATGAAGAATACTTACAGGAAATCGGCGTTTTAAAATAA
- the lysA gene encoding diaminopimelate decarboxylase, giving the protein MTVKYNQNGELTMDGISLKTIAQSFGTPTIVYDELQIREQMRRYHRAFKESGLKYNISYASKAFTCLQMVKLVAEEDLQLDVVSEGELYTALEAGFEPSRIHFHGNNKTKHEIRYALENKIGYFVIDSLEEIDLIDRYANDTVQVVIRVNPGVEAHTHEFIQTGQEDSKFGLSIQYGLAKTAIEKVLQSKHLKLKGVHCHIGSQIEGTEAFIETAKIVLHWLKEQNIQVDLLNLGGGFGIKYVEGDESFPIEKGIKEITDAIKSEVQLLGIETPELGIEPGRSIVGEAGVTLYEVGTIKEIPGVNKYVSIDGGMSDHIRTALYDAKYQALLVNRNEDSDDTVTIAGKLCESGDIIIKDAKLPSSVKRGDYLAILSTGAYHYSMSSNYNQMQKPSVFFLKDGKAREVVKRQSLRQLIINDTK; this is encoded by the coding sequence ATGACTGTTAAATATAATCAAAACGGTGAATTAACAATGGACGGCATAAGTTTAAAAACCATTGCGCAAAGCTTCGGTACCCCTACCATTGTTTATGACGAATTACAAATTAGAGAACAAATGCGTCGTTATCATCGCGCATTTAAAGAAAGTGGCTTAAAATATAATATCTCATATGCTTCAAAAGCATTTACTTGCCTTCAAATGGTCAAACTTGTAGCTGAAGAAGATTTACAACTAGATGTTGTTTCCGAAGGCGAATTATACACGGCATTAGAAGCAGGCTTCGAACCAAGTCGTATTCATTTTCACGGTAACAATAAAACAAAACATGAAATTAGATATGCTTTAGAAAATAAAATCGGATATTTTGTGATTGATTCTTTAGAAGAAATTGATTTAATTGATCGATATGCCAATGATACGGTTCAAGTAGTTATACGTGTGAACCCAGGGGTTGAAGCACATACACATGAATTTATACAAACTGGACAAGAAGATAGTAAATTTGGATTATCAATTCAATATGGCTTAGCCAAAACAGCAATTGAAAAAGTCCTACAATCCAAACATTTAAAATTAAAAGGTGTTCATTGTCATATTGGTTCACAAATTGAAGGAACAGAGGCATTTATCGAAACTGCTAAAATCGTATTGCATTGGTTAAAAGAACAAAACATTCAAGTCGATTTATTGAATCTTGGTGGCGGCTTTGGTATTAAATATGTCGAAGGTGATGAAAGTTTCCCTATCGAAAAAGGAATTAAGGAAATTACAGATGCAATAAAATCTGAAGTACAGCTTCTTGGTATCGAAACGCCAGAATTAGGTATTGAACCAGGTCGTTCAATTGTTGGTGAAGCCGGTGTTACTTTATATGAAGTTGGAACAATTAAGGAAATTCCTGGGGTTAATAAATACGTTTCAATTGATGGTGGTATGAGTGACCATATCAGAACTGCACTTTATGATGCGAAGTATCAGGCATTATTAGTTAACAGAAATGAAGATTCAGATGATACGGTTACTATTGCAGGAAAATTATGTGAATCTGGAGATATCATTATTAAAGATGCTAAATTACCGTCATCAGTAAAACGTGGTGATTACCTTGCGATCCTTTCAACAGGTGCATATCATTACTCTATGTCATCAAATTACAATCAAATGCAGAAGCCATCCGTTTTCTTCTTGAAAGACGGTAAGGCACGTGAAGTCGTAAAACGTCAGTCGTTAAGACAACTTATCATTAACGATACGAAATAA
- the dapB gene encoding 4-hydroxy-tetrahydrodipicolinate reductase, with product MKILLIGYGAMNQRVARLAEEKGHEIVGVIEPTPKEKTPYKQYQHIADVKDADVAIDFSNPNLLFPLLDEEFHLPLVVATTGEKEKLLNKLDALSQNMPVFFSANMSYGVHALTKILAAAVPLLDDFDIELTEAHHNKKVDAPSGTLEKLYDVIASLKENATPVYDRHELNEKRQPQDIGIHSIRGGTIVGEHEVLFAGTDETIQITHRAQSKDIFANGAIQAAERLINKPNGFYTFDNL from the coding sequence GTGAAAATATTACTAATTGGCTATGGTGCAATGAATCAACGTGTTGCTAGACTGGCAGAAGAAAAAGGTCATGAAATCGTTGGTGTTATTGAACCTACACCTAAAGAAAAAACTCCATATAAGCAATATCAACATATTGCGGATGTAAAGGATGCAGATGTTGCAATAGACTTTTCAAATCCAAATCTTTTATTCCCTTTATTAGATGAAGAGTTTCATTTGCCATTAGTTGTGGCAACAACTGGTGAGAAAGAAAAACTACTTAATAAGTTAGACGCATTGAGTCAAAATATGCCTGTATTTTTCAGCGCGAACATGAGTTATGGCGTTCATGCACTGACTAAAATTTTAGCAGCTGCTGTTCCCTTACTTGATGATTTCGACATCGAATTGACTGAGGCACATCATAATAAAAAAGTAGATGCTCCGAGTGGTACACTGGAAAAGTTGTATGACGTAATTGCGTCTTTAAAAGAAAATGCAACACCTGTATACGATAGACATGAATTAAATGAAAAACGCCAACCACAAGATATTGGTATTCACTCGATTCGTGGTGGCACGATTGTAGGCGAACATGAAGTATTATTTGCAGGCACTGATGAAACTATTCAAATTACACATCGTGCACAGTCAAAAGATATTTTTGCAAATGGTGCAATTCAAGCAGCAGAACGTTTAATCAATAAACCAAACGGCTTTTATACGTTTGATAATCTATAA